Part of the Lucilia cuprina isolate Lc7/37 chromosome 5, ASM2204524v1, whole genome shotgun sequence genome is shown below.
AGAGAATCATCCAcagcatattttattaaaaaagaaaatccacCCGAAGATGAAAAACCCtatcaatatttaaaacaaatacattccCCTAATATGCCTGCATTAGGCCTTAATAAGGCTTCATTTTATCAGCTATGTTTGGGCTTGGTTATCGAACGTGACATTTCTGTACAACTATTTGATGatgagaaatattttaaaccttTATTGGCTCCCTATGAACAGGCATTAGATTGTCAAATGAATTCCATTTTAATGGAAGATCTCTTGCATAAGGCAAATAATATTATAGAAGAAgatttaaaggaaatatttcAGAATAAAATAGTCTGTTTGGAATTGTATGTTTTGAGGCGggaaaataattactttttgatatttaatgTACGTTTTTTGGAACaggaaaaagtggaaaataaagTAATTGGTAAGTAGGAAAGTTTGCTTGCagctagtccatagtctgttCTCTAAATTTGCTATTACACTAAtctatagggttctataaatcgactttcgaataatcgaacaatcgactttcgaataatcgaacaattgtcgaaaaaagtcgaagtcgactattttgttctaaaaaagtcgataactcgactatcgtctatgaaaaaagtcgataactcgactatcgtctatgaaaaagtcgaaaagtcgactttgtaaataaaagtcgaaaagtcggaaagagtcgaaaaaagtcgtaaagtcggaaaaagtcgaaaagtcaaaaaaagtctgaaagtcggaaaaagtcgaaaaaagtcggaaaaagtcgaaagaagtcgaaaaaaatcggaaaaagtcgaaaatagttaaaaaaaagtcaaaaatagaaagaagtcgaaaaaactaaaaaaattgcaacaaatagaaaaaatataaataaaatttttatttaataataaataataatataatgttaaatggcaacataataaatttacgcttctggcttcggaaaaagtcgaaaatagtcataaaaagtcgaaaatagaaaagttggaaagagtcgaaaaaagccgaaaagtcggaaaaagtcggaagtcagaaaaagtcgaaaaaagtcagaaaaagtcgaaaaaagtcgaaaagtcaaaaagagtcgaaaagtcaaaaatagtcgaaaagtcaaaaatagtcgaaaagtcggaataagtcgaaaaaagtcgtaaagtcgactatttataaaatattaaaagtagaaaaatcgacttttaattaaatgaaaaaagtcgaaaagtcgaaaaatcgacttttaactaaatgcaaaaagtcgaaaagttgacttttcataaaatacaaaaattcgaaaagtcgacttttcgtttcaactatagaaccctactaatCTATAATCTCGCCTTTAGTgcgggtttttcagataaagacattctttgtttaaaccttgtttaatatatattttgtgttttttagtaaACTGTAACATTACTTATAATCTTAGTTTAACcgagtgttattggccaattaaactgaAGTTATAAGTAAGAAAAGACAAGAAAAACAATATAACAACGATTTCGGAAGaccaaaaacttaatattttaagtaaaatgcaattttctgatttgttttgtgttatttattattgttttaaatgtttatttaacacttttacaaaatttttcattttttgaaataatatttgcataaaaaaacagctgttcattgtttatgtttttgagtgaaaagttggcaatactaacaaggttaactgaaaaacacaatcatcgattAAAGTCTGCCTAAacttgttccgagtttaatctaacagcaagttaaacctagtttaactgagtagtaagaaacccgcccttattaGGCTGACAAAAGTCTTggctatagttaagtctatagtctgatttaaGTTTGGTCTATAGCCTTAACTAAAGCCTTCGTTATAGTCTTGTCCttaatattgactatagtctgtttagTATTATATAATATCGGCTATAATCTGTTCTATATTCTTGATAATAGTTTGATCTAAAGTTTAATCTATATTTGCAAAActcaataaagaaaaatttcaaattattttttttaggatttctaccaattaacaaaacaactaaaattataCCATTTGCCGAGTTTTTAAACAAGTTCAACATTGATGAGCAACAAGTTTATATGAAAACCATAATGCCGGAACTATTAAATGATGAGGAAATCTATAATATATGTAACACTATATGTAGAAATAATGCAAATATACATAATCATCCCATTTACGAACTTCACATCATTTTAAGacaatttctacaaaaatactCAACAGACATTAAGAATTGGCAAGAACTGAGTGAATATCAAGAAAACGAAAaggatattatagaaaatttaaaaggatttgGTCAATATTTAGAGAATTGGCCAAACACTGAAGAAAAACTACCAGAATCGAAACTTTTCTTTAAGGCCTtgcaaatattttggaatttaatGGAGAAGCTTAATGGAGAACAATATGTGGCCGGTGATTTGTTTCGTGATTGGTTGTGTTGTGAATTGGAATTAAAAGGAGaactaatgaaaaataataacaactatgCGGGCAAATTATATGAagatttgtatttttgtaaaaataatcttCTAGAAATAAGTGAATTTGCAGCGGCTTTATATTTGGATGTAAGATTTAATTTCTTGGGTTCTCGTTTATTAAGTGAGGAGCACATAAGTCAGGGCAAGGTAATTGAaagatatatttaaacatttcaagaattaactaaaatttttataatttatatttattttttttagttattacttTGTACACTGGGCGAAAGATTCAATTATTATCTAACAAACAATAGTAATAATCCCTCACCCCAAGATGAATCGAATGACGATGAATATGCTTTGTTGACACAACATATCAATGATACAATGCCTTTTAAAACCGAAATCTCTTTAGAGGATAAACTTACCAATTGTGTAGCCACAAAGCGAGAACCATTTAGtttggatattttaaaatattggcaTAATAATCGTCATGATATGGCTGATATAAgggaattaataaaaattgttttaacttttCCCGCCTCTCAAggtgtattaaaatatttgcaaactaATTTTAGTATTGCAACCAGAGACTGTAATGAtaaatttgataaatgttttattaagtttaatcataaaatttta
Proteins encoded:
- the LOC111683662 gene encoding uncharacterized protein LOC111683662; protein product: MSVKEFELDYNKYINYDAETNIAQCLVPECHTVFMGKKKIGLKRHYQQVHNMNIQENDNSVAPTTAATTTTTTTTNATNQNIHNSPNNTDPTQMQYSIKYVNDNKPAKGKHIEHNDGEANDDKGYRTFLVADYVDYNRETNVSKCLIKNCERPMSGRRTGNIKRHYHKVHNFVIVHDNQETLRAMGKELTEYYNNDTYADTRIEEEIPEEQMADLGDQQTSINFEQFIDYDPLINKSLCKVPGCKAYLVGLKPFSIKRHYGLVHNYDIESNGAKPFDKSKYSKISNGQVTNTSIISVDDLVFYDVKSCTFQCLFINCNQTLEKELSVAKRHYHEKHKIIIARDSDNIPQRFYRKRKHHDMSSTSNYENEFMRDEPEYMEEMLEPTCFIKNELLSDDEQQQQPHSSKRANYNLNDYMKERESSTAYFIKKENPPEDEKPYQYLKQIHSPNMPALGLNKASFYQLCLGLVIERDISVQLFDDEKYFKPLLAPYEQALDCQMNSILMEDLLHKANNIIEEDLKEIFQNKIVCLELYVLRRENNYFLIFNVRFLEQEKVENKVIGFLPINKTTKIIPFAEFLNKFNIDEQQVYMKTIMPELLNDEEIYNICNTICRNNANIHNHPIYELHIILRQFLQKYSTDIKNWQELSEYQENEKDIIENLKGFGQYLENWPNTEEKLPESKLFFKALQIFWNLMEKLNGEQYVAGDLFRDWLCCELELKGELMKNNNNYAGKLYEDLYFCKNNLLEISEFAAALYLDVRFNFLGSRLLSEEHISQGKLLLCTLGERFNYYLTNNSNNPSPQDESNDDEYALLTQHINDTMPFKTEISLEDKLTNCVATKREPFSLDILKYWHNNRHDMADIRELIKIVLTFPASQGVLKYLQTNFSIATRDCNDKFDKCFIKFNHKILEKNSKRICEN